One region of Gemmatimonas sp. UBA7669 genomic DNA includes:
- a CDS encoding amidohydrolase: protein MHSLPRRSRPQAALALLTSLVALSATPAHAQKAAAPRPSPLAQAVEQRLPQIMPKVIAWRRDLHEHPELSGQEVRTSRLVAEHLRALGMEVRTGVGGHGVVGLLKGGKPGPVVALRADMDGLPVEELVDLPFRSRVKGEYRGQPVGVMHACGHDMHVAMLMGAAEILAGLKAQLPGTVKFIFQPAEEGLPDGGTGAKLMLADGVLESPKVDAIFGLHVGNAPLGSIRYRPGPAMAASNNLTIVVQGKQAHGAMPWAGVDPIVVGSQIVTGLQAIISRQTDISTVPAIITIGAFQGGVRSNIIPDSVVMLGTIRTFDLAIRKDIFERVTRTAEAIAAGAGARALVRIDSGNLVTRNDSALTLHMVPTLQRAAGAAGAEIAALWTASEDFSWFQDQVPGLFFNVGITPRDKDWRTAPSNHSPLFFADEGALPTGVRALAGAAVDYLTNPLKTR, encoded by the coding sequence ATGCACAGCCTCCCACGCCGTTCACGCCCTCAGGCGGCGCTCGCCCTGCTCACGAGCCTCGTCGCCCTGTCTGCCACACCCGCGCACGCCCAGAAGGCCGCCGCGCCGCGTCCGTCGCCGCTTGCGCAGGCCGTGGAGCAACGGCTGCCGCAGATCATGCCCAAGGTGATTGCCTGGCGACGTGATCTGCATGAGCATCCCGAGCTGTCCGGACAGGAAGTACGCACGTCCCGCCTCGTGGCCGAGCACCTGCGGGCGCTGGGTATGGAGGTGCGGACGGGAGTGGGTGGCCATGGCGTGGTGGGCCTGCTCAAGGGTGGAAAGCCCGGCCCCGTGGTGGCGCTGCGCGCGGACATGGACGGTCTGCCGGTGGAAGAGCTGGTGGACCTGCCCTTCCGCTCACGCGTGAAGGGCGAGTATCGCGGCCAGCCCGTGGGTGTGATGCATGCCTGCGGCCACGACATGCACGTGGCCATGCTCATGGGCGCCGCTGAGATTCTCGCCGGCCTCAAGGCGCAGCTGCCGGGCACCGTCAAGTTCATCTTCCAGCCGGCCGAAGAAGGCCTGCCCGACGGCGGCACGGGCGCCAAGCTCATGCTCGCTGACGGTGTGCTGGAGAGCCCGAAAGTCGATGCCATTTTCGGCCTGCACGTGGGCAATGCGCCGCTGGGCTCCATTCGCTATCGCCCCGGGCCGGCCATGGCCGCCAGCAACAACCTCACCATCGTCGTGCAGGGCAAGCAGGCACACGGTGCCATGCCCTGGGCCGGTGTCGATCCCATCGTGGTTGGCTCGCAGATCGTCACCGGACTGCAGGCCATCATCTCGCGTCAGACGGATATCAGCACGGTGCCGGCCATCATCACCATCGGCGCGTTTCAGGGAGGGGTGCGCAGCAACATCATCCCCGACAGCGTGGTCATGCTGGGCACCATCCGCACCTTCGATCTCGCCATCCGCAAGGACATCTTCGAGCGGGTGACGCGCACGGCCGAGGCCATTGCGGCTGGCGCGGGCGCGCGCGCGCTCGTGCGCATCGACAGTGGCAATCTCGTCACGCGCAACGACAGCGCGCTGACGCTGCACATGGTGCCCACGCTGCAGCGCGCCGCAGGTGCAGCCGGTGCGGAAATCGCCGCATTGTGGACCGCGTCCGAAGACTTCTCGTGGTTCCAGGACCAGGTGCCGGGCCTCTTCTTCAACGTGGGGATCACCCCGCGTGACAAGGACTGGCGCACGGCGCCCAGCAATCATTCGCCGCTGTTCTTTGCCGACGAAGGCGCATTACCCACCGGCGTACGCGCACTGGCCGGCGCGGCCGTGGACTATCTCACCAATCCCCTCAAGACCCGCTGA
- a CDS encoding ChaN family lipoprotein, producing MRFLSTLRVATLLGVALFTTACASGGARVSASPSSPAALRIYHVKSKQFVPFNQFAADIAAYDIVFFGEQHDDPATHAAEHAVLAALGNKRPHVVLSLEMFERDVQPLLDQYLAGTISEANFLAGSRPWDRYATDYRPMVELARVRGWPVVASNVPRRLASAVGRAGLALLDTINRGDRRYMAAEHSCPKDKYYTNFVAAMGGHGPGGASSSSSMADRFYEAQCAKDEAMAEALVAAWRAAPAGSIALHVDGAFHSDYGLGTAERARRRAPNAKTVVLTAVPTKDLARPDVAAHADKAEYLLFTRAPL from the coding sequence ATGCGCTTTCTCTCTACCCTTCGTGTTGCCACGCTGCTGGGTGTGGCGCTCTTCACTACCGCCTGTGCCTCCGGCGGCGCGCGCGTGAGCGCCTCCCCCTCGTCGCCGGCGGCGCTCCGCATCTATCACGTGAAGAGCAAGCAGTTCGTGCCGTTCAACCAGTTTGCCGCGGACATCGCCGCTTACGACATCGTGTTCTTCGGCGAACAGCACGATGATCCGGCCACGCACGCCGCCGAGCATGCGGTGTTGGCGGCGCTGGGCAACAAGCGGCCCCACGTGGTGCTGTCGCTCGAAATGTTTGAGCGCGATGTGCAGCCGCTGCTCGACCAATACCTCGCCGGCACCATCTCCGAGGCCAACTTCCTGGCCGGTTCGCGGCCCTGGGATCGCTACGCCACCGACTATCGCCCCATGGTGGAACTCGCGCGTGTGCGCGGATGGCCAGTGGTGGCCAGCAATGTGCCGCGCCGCCTGGCCAGTGCCGTGGGCCGCGCGGGTCTGGCTCTCCTGGACACGATCAATCGAGGTGACCGCCGGTACATGGCGGCCGAGCACTCCTGCCCGAAGGACAAGTATTACACGAACTTCGTCGCGGCCATGGGTGGACACGGCCCCGGTGGCGCCTCGTCGTCCTCATCGATGGCGGACCGCTTCTACGAAGCGCAGTGCGCAAAAGACGAAGCCATGGCCGAAGCGCTGGTGGCCGCGTGGCGCGCCGCGCCAGCCGGCAGCATTGCGCTGCACGTGGACGGTGCCTTTCACAGCGACTACGGACTCGGCACCGCCGAGCGTGCACGTCGTCGCGCACCGAATGCCAAGACGGTGGTGCTGACCGCGGTGCCAACCAAGGATCTCGCGCGACCGGATGTCGCCGCGCATGCCGACAAGGCGGAATATCTGCTCTTCACGCGCGCGCCGCTTTGA